One part of the Lytechinus pictus isolate F3 Inbred chromosome 3, Lp3.0, whole genome shotgun sequence genome encodes these proteins:
- the LOC129256026 gene encoding uncharacterized protein LOC129256026: protein MSYYGTQELMDADPLPAAVRVVEAHCSIRKDEDQEADEILDLIGFEKDEERGRLLVGMSGSSLFKYSTELTTSRYTTMLSPDYLRMSEIVERKFPQRVRIPDEKKDFRERNFKEEKVLLLDNFTTDNCVLATRALDNQIYSIPVSAPMKMKHLPMAPKDNHALDILSALYPLVNTTWGLVDPTQETLTSSMTAIPQPIQAIIDAWFTSEEGKRKACDVADRRVDNMKEELTSVYTEIRILKANLDSHSSSPLGSPSDQPPPPRPPRTPTQNSPKQVKQLPSLPMESLKGAPPRLPPRPPNVSSPAEEEYQTVEEATSPISAQSSQNINVMNEVREVLAKKERELQEKTNELNQLKKHYKILKEENASLKAASPIPVYDDIPDIIVPKTGVSDGEYLEPNLPPRSRSLKKYSVAEVGFFLRKHDLGKYVDTFRVNCVDGRLLVSLEEEHLVDLQMSRLHALKLKLEIENMELPPLPP, encoded by the exons ATGTCGTATTACGGAACACAAGAGCTGATGGACGCGGATCCACTTCCTGCGGCAGTCCGTGTTGTGGAAGCGCATTGCTCTATCAGGAAAGATGAAGATCAAGAAGCTGACGAAATCCTCGATCTTATTGGATTCgagaaagatgaagaaagagGCAGG CTTCTAGTTGGTATGTCTGGTTCATCACTGTTCAAGTACTCGACAGAATTGACAACAAGTAGGTACACTACGATGTTGTCTCCTGACTACCTTCGAATGTCTGAGATTGTTGAACGCAAGTTCCCTCAG AGAGTAAGGATTCCGGATGAGAAGAAAGACTTCAGAGAAAGAAACTTCAAAGAGGAAAAGGTCTTACTCCTGGATAACTTCACCACTGATAATTGCGTGTTAGCAACCCGTGCTCTCGACAACCAGATCTACAGCATCCCCGTGTCGGCACCCATGAAGATGAAACATCTACCAATGGCTCCGAAGGACAATCACGCGTTAGATATTCTATCAGCTTTATACCCTCTTGTGAATACCACCTGGGGTTTAGTGGACCCAACTCAAGAAACCCTGACGTCATCAATGACGGCCATTCCACAACCAATACAGGCAATCATTGACGCCTGGTTTACCAGTGAAGAAG GGAAACGGAAGGCATGCGATGTAGCAGATCGGCGAGTTGATAACATGAAGGAAGAGCTCACTTCGGTGTACACCGAGATAAGAATACTCAAAGCAAATTTGGACTCCCATTCGAGCTCGCCCCTGGGCAGCCCTTCAGACCAACCTCCACCACCGCGCCCACCAAGAACTCCAACTCAAAATTCCCCCAAACAAGTCAAGCAATTGCCTTCCCTGCCCATGGAGTCGCTGAAGGGCGCGCCGCCCAGGTTACCTCCTCGACCTCCAAACGTTAGCTCTCCTGCAGAAGAGGA GTACCAGACAGTGGAAGAAGCAACCAGTCCCATCTCTGCACAGTCGTCACAGAATATCAATGTAATGAACGAGGTTCGAGAGGTTTTGGCGAAGAAAGAGAGg GAGCTGCAGGAGAAAACCAACGAACTGAATCAATTGAAGAAACACTATAAG ATATTGAAAGAGGAAAACGCGAGTTTGAAGGCGGCTTCCCCAATTCCGGTGTATGACGACATTCCAGACATTATTGTGCCAAAGACAGGCGTTAGCGATGGAGAATATCTGGAACCCAATCTACCGCCACGGTCGCGCAGTTTGAAAAAGTACTCCGTGGCGGAAGTGGGATTTTTTCTGCGGAAGCACGATCTTGGGAAATATGTCGATACCTTCCGAGTGAATTGCGTCGATGGGAGATTACTAGTGTCCCTAGAAGAAGAGCATTTGGTGGACTTACAAATGTCTCGACTTCACGCTCTCAAGTTGAAGCTTGAGATTGAAAACATGGAGTTACCTCCCTTGCCTCCATAA